The window CCCGGTCCGCCGCCACCGCCCAGTCGAGGAGGTCCCAGCGCAGCGGAGTCTCGTCCGGCTTGCTGCGCCGTACGTACGCCTGCGGCATCAACACCTCGCGGCGCAGCCCGAGTAAGGCGTCGCGGACAGGGCCGGGCCCCAGGGCCCCGTCGGCCTCCAGTCGGGCGACCAGCTCCGCGCGGGCCACGGCGGGGCCGTCCTCGGGTGTGGTTCTGGCGCGGGCGGGCGGCGGCGGCACGGTGGGATCGGCCACGTACGACTCCTTCACAGTGGAGATGGGGAGAGGGGAGATGGGGAGAGGGGGCGGGTGCCAGGGTCAGGTCCAGCCGAGTTCGGTGTACAGGCGGCCGGCCCGGATGCCCTCGACGGCGGCCCGCGGTGTAGGGGACGACGGGGTGGGGAGGGCGTCGGCGGGCCACCAGCCCCAGGACACGCAGCGGTCGGGCTCGCGTACCTCGGGCGTGCCCTGCCACCGCCGGGCGCGGAAGACCAGCCCCACCCGCGGCTGTCCGCCCGGCTCGTCCACGAGGTGGACGAGGTGGGCCAGTTCCACGTCGTCCGGGTCGATGATCAGGCCCGCCTCTTCCTCCGCTTCCCTCACCAGGCAGCTCACGGCCGATTCCTGCTCGCAGTGCCCGGCGAGGAAGTGGTGCGTGGAACCCGCGAACGCGGAGTCGGGGTGCCGCAGTCCGAGCAGCACCCGGCCGTCGCGCTCCAGGTAGAGGTGGACGCCGACGACGTGGGGAACGCTTCCGCTGCCGGCCTGTCGCCCGGGGCGCTGTTCCGGCACGGCCGTTGGTGACCGCCGCACCACCTCCGGCACGGGA of the Streptomyces sp. NBC_01294 genome contains:
- a CDS encoding NUDIX hydrolase, producing the protein MPEQRPGRQAGSGSVPHVVGVHLYLERDGRVLLGLRHPDSAFAGSTHHFLAGHCEQESAVSCLVREAEEEAGLIIDPDDVELAHLVHLVDEPGGQPRVGLVFRARRWQGTPEVREPDRCVSWGWWPADALPTPSSPTPRAAVEGIRAGRLYTELGWT